The Corvus hawaiiensis isolate bCorHaw1 chromosome 2, bCorHaw1.pri.cur, whole genome shotgun sequence genome includes a window with the following:
- the LOC125321328 gene encoding uncharacterized protein LOC125321328 isoform X5, with translation MGTSPGKSKAATARQNGIATSPSGNRTPVSRVTGGDTHHYTNEERAASLSPGGGPEGGNRLREMAAARTPSGSRPCCRARAGTKGDPTEVSWLPAARDPCVCIPLSSKTRFAGRSGNTERNAVPRSRKLDGGRHGRTARASWAGASPRPARAQGQASRHLHAENPRQKML, from the exons ATGGGAACCTCACCGGGGAAAAGTAAAGCGGCGACGGCGCGGCAAAACGGCATCGCCACCTCCCCGTCGGGGAATCGAACCCCGGTCTCCCGCGTGACAGGCGGGGATACTCACCACTATACTAACGAGGAGCGCGCTGCGAGCCTCTCGCCCGGTGGCGGCCCCGAAGGCGGGAACCGCCTGAGGGAAATGGCGGCGGCCCGAACGCCCTCAGGGAGCCGCCCGTGCTGCCGTGCCCGAGCCGGCACGAAGGGAGACCCCACCGAGGTTTCATGGCTACCTGCGGCCCGCGACCCCTGCGTTTGCATTCCGCTGAGCTCGAAGACGAGGTTTGCG GGGCGGAGTGGTAACACGGAAAGGAACGCGGTACCTCGCAGCAGGAAGCTTGACGGAGGCCGTCATGGGCGGACAGCGAGAGCGAGCTGGGCCGGCGCGTCTCCTCGCCCTGCCCGGGCACAGGGCCAGGCCAGCCGCCACCTGCACGCCGAGAACCCGCGGCAG
- the LOC125321328 gene encoding uncharacterized protein LOC125321328 isoform X4, whose amino-acid sequence MGTSPGKSKAATARQNGIATSPSGNRTPVSRVTGGDTHHYTNEERAASLSPGGGPEGGNRLREMAAARTPSGSRPCCRARAGTKGDPTEVSWLPAARDPCVCIPLSSKTRFAGRSGNTERNAVPRSRKLDGGRHGRTARASWAGASPRPARAQGQASRHLHAENPRQQKML is encoded by the exons ATGGGAACCTCACCGGGGAAAAGTAAAGCGGCGACGGCGCGGCAAAACGGCATCGCCACCTCCCCGTCGGGGAATCGAACCCCGGTCTCCCGCGTGACAGGCGGGGATACTCACCACTATACTAACGAGGAGCGCGCTGCGAGCCTCTCGCCCGGTGGCGGCCCCGAAGGCGGGAACCGCCTGAGGGAAATGGCGGCGGCCCGAACGCCCTCAGGGAGCCGCCCGTGCTGCCGTGCCCGAGCCGGCACGAAGGGAGACCCCACCGAGGTTTCATGGCTACCTGCGGCCCGCGACCCCTGCGTTTGCATTCCGCTGAGCTCGAAGACGAGGTTTGCG GGGCGGAGTGGTAACACGGAAAGGAACGCGGTACCTCGCAGCAGGAAGCTTGACGGAGGCCGTCATGGGCGGACAGCGAGAGCGAGCTGGGCCGGCGCGTCTCCTCGCCCTGCCCGGGCACAGGGCCAGGCCAGCCGCCACCTGCACGCCGAGAACCCGCGGCAG
- the LOC125321328 gene encoding uncharacterized protein LOC125321328 isoform X2, whose product MPFICPATPPSAAWPEEGREGSVENGSSEAWRSVSAGLLPRREVRVRVHGAALPNRSAPSVTAARAPEEGAGREKRKGRSGNTERNAVPRSRKLDGGRHGRTARASWAGASPRPARAQGQASRHLHAENPRQVRCYHVAAARHESLIPLLVSIVVSIPACHAGDRGSIPRRGGGVGAFFSLETGRWNPPPTCFSLSGPHPQRSSCWETRQSVQSWEQREGIGGCLRSGRPAAS is encoded by the exons ATGCCTTTTATATGTCCCGCCACACCCCCGTCCGCGGCGTGGCcggaagaagggagagagggaagcgTCGAGAACGGCTCCTCCGAAGCGTGGCGGAGCGTTTCGGCGGGGCTGCTGCCCCGCCGGGAGGTCCGCGTCCGTGTGCACGGTGCAGCCCTGCCGAACCGCTCCGCGCCGTCGGTAACTGCTGCCCGCGCAccggaggagggagcaggaagagaaaaacgAAAG GGGCGGAGTGGTAACACGGAAAGGAACGCGGTACCTCGCAGCAGGAAGCTTGACGGAGGCCGTCATGGGCGGACAGCGAGAGCGAGCTGGGCCGGCGCGTCTCCTCGCCCTGCCCGGGCACAGGGCCAGGCCAGCCGCCACCTGCACGCCGAGAACCCGCGGCAGGTGAGGTGCTACCACGTGGCGGCGGCGAGACACGAGTCGCTCATCCCACTCCTCGTTAGTATAGTGGTTAGTATCCCCGCCTGTCACGCGGGAGACCGGGGTTCGATTCCCCGACGGGGAGGCGGAgttggtgcttttttttctctcgaGACGGGGAGATGGAACCCGCCGCCCACTTGTTTTTCCCTATCGGGTCCTCATCCTCAGCGAAGTTCGTGCTGGGAGACACGACAATCAGTCCAAAGCTGGGAGCAGCGTGAAGGGATAGGTGGATGCCTTAGGTCAGGACGCCCAGCAGCGTCCTGA
- the LOC125321328 gene encoding uncharacterized protein LOC125321328 isoform X1: MGTSPGKSKAATARQNGIATSPSGNRTPVSRVTGGDTHHYTNEERAASLSPGGGPEGGNRLREMAAARTPSGSRPCCRARAGTKGDPTEVSWLPAARDPCVCIPLSSKTRFAGRSGNTERNAVPRSRKLDGGRHGRTARASWAGASPRPARAQGQASRHLHAENPRQVRCYHVAAARHESLIPLLVSIVVSIPACHAGDRGSIPRRGGGVGAFFSLETGRWNPPPTCFSLSGPHPQRSSCWETRQSVQSWEQREGIGGCLRSGRPAAS, from the exons ATGGGAACCTCACCGGGGAAAAGTAAAGCGGCGACGGCGCGGCAAAACGGCATCGCCACCTCCCCGTCGGGGAATCGAACCCCGGTCTCCCGCGTGACAGGCGGGGATACTCACCACTATACTAACGAGGAGCGCGCTGCGAGCCTCTCGCCCGGTGGCGGCCCCGAAGGCGGGAACCGCCTGAGGGAAATGGCGGCGGCCCGAACGCCCTCAGGGAGCCGCCCGTGCTGCCGTGCCCGAGCCGGCACGAAGGGAGACCCCACCGAGGTTTCATGGCTACCTGCGGCCCGCGACCCCTGCGTTTGCATTCCGCTGAGCTCGAAGACGAGGTTTGCG GGGCGGAGTGGTAACACGGAAAGGAACGCGGTACCTCGCAGCAGGAAGCTTGACGGAGGCCGTCATGGGCGGACAGCGAGAGCGAGCTGGGCCGGCGCGTCTCCTCGCCCTGCCCGGGCACAGGGCCAGGCCAGCCGCCACCTGCACGCCGAGAACCCGCGGCAGGTGAGGTGCTACCACGTGGCGGCGGCGAGACACGAGTCGCTCATCCCACTCCTCGTTAGTATAGTGGTTAGTATCCCCGCCTGTCACGCGGGAGACCGGGGTTCGATTCCCCGACGGGGAGGCGGAgttggtgcttttttttctctcgaGACGGGGAGATGGAACCCGCCGCCCACTTGTTTTTCCCTATCGGGTCCTCATCCTCAGCGAAGTTCGTGCTGGGAGACACGACAATCAGTCCAAAGCTGGGAGCAGCGTGAAGGGATAGGTGGATGCCTTAGGTCAGGACGCCCAGCAGCGTCCTGA